The sequence GGGAAAGGGGGAGATGTAGTCATCGCGGGCAAATCGAACCTTACGAGCCTCCTGGATTTCAGATACAAACGGATTTACCGAGCAGAACATGGCAAAAACGGAAGCGGGAGAAATAAAAAGGGGCGGGACGGGAAGGATATTACCATCTCCGTACCTTTAGGCACCATCGTAGCGGATGATGCCGGCGTGACTCTTTGCGACGTCACCAAAGACGGCGAGGTGTTTATCATCGCCCGTGGCGGCAGGGGAGGAAAGGGCAATGCCCATTTCGCCACCCCCACCAAGAGGGCGCCCTCGCAATTTCAGTATGGCGAGGAGGGCGAGGCGAAAGACCTCAACCTGGTCCTCAAGCTTCTTGCCGATGTGGGTATCGCCGGTCTTCCCAATGCAGGAAAGTCGACACTCATCGCAAAACTTACCGACGCGAAGCCAAAAACCGGAGATTATCCCTTCACCACCCTCACCCCGAACCTCGGCGTCTATCGAGAAGAGGACGAGGTAGTAGTGATCGCCGACATCCCGGGACTTGTGGGAGGGGCTTCACAGGGCAGGGGTTTAGGTATTACATTCCTGAAACATATCGAGAGGACGGGGATGCTGCTGCTCCTTCTCGATACCTCGTCGCCCGATCCACTGGGGGATTACGAGGTGCTCCTTCACGAGCTTTCAACTTACAAGGCCGCCATGGCGGATAAAAAAAGGATAGTAGTCCTTAATAAGATAGATCTCGTTCCGGCCCAGGACCTCGTGAAATGGGAAAAGGACCTTGCGGTCAGGGGAGAAGAAGTGATGAAGGTGAGCGCTCTCGAGGGAACGGGTATCGAGGCGCTGAAAACCGTCGTCAGAAAGAAAGGTGCACCGAGGAACGTGGATGGCTGAGAACATAAAAAGGGTTGTAGTGAAGATCGGCACTTCCGTCCTGCTCGATAAGGAAAAGAAGGTCTCCATGGGCAAGATGGAAAGCATCGCCCGGCAGGTGAAAGCGGTAAAGGATATGGGGATAGAGGTGGCCGTCGTCACGAGCGGCGCCGTTGCCTGCGGGATGGAGAGCCTCAACCTCAAAAAAAGACCGAAGGAGATCGAGAAAAGGCAGGCCCTGGCATCCATTGGACAGGTGGTCCTCATGAAGATGTACCGGGAGACTTTCGAAAGGGAGAAGATGCGGGTGGGTCAGATACTGATGACCCACGAGGATATAAAGAGCAAGGTACGGTGCCTCAACCTGACCAACACCTTAAACTCCCTTATCGGCCTCAATACCATACCCATAATCAATGAAAATGACGCCCTCTCCTTCACGGAGATAAAGTTCGGCGACAACGATAACCTTTCCGCCCTGATCGCCCAGATATGCAGCGCGGACCTCCTCCTGCTCCTTTCCGACGTGGAAGGCCTTTTCGATAAAGACCCGACAAAGCACGCGGGCGCGCGGATGATAAAGGTAGTGAAGAAGATAGATAACGACATAGAGAAGCTCGCCGATGGGACCCACAGCGAAAAAAGCATCGGCGGCATGGTAAGCAAGCTCGAAGCCGCAAAAAAGGCGGGCAATTACGGCATCTCGACGAGGATCGTGAGCGGCGATGTGAAAGACGTCATCGTCCAGGTGATTAAAGGCGCGGATGTGGGCACCCTCTTCCTCCCCGAGAGGAAACTCGCGAGGAGCAAGTGGTGGACCGCCTTCGCCTTCAAGCCTAAAGGGGAAGTACTGGTCGATGAAGGCGCCGAGCAGGCCATCCTCCATAACGGGAGGAGCTTATTGCCTACCGGGGTCGTGAAAGCGGAAGGCGATTTCAGGCGCGGCGAATGCATCGAGGTGGGCAACCTCAAAGGCGAAGTGATCGCCAGGGGCATCACCAATTACTCCTCATCGGACATGCAGAAGATCAAAGGAATGAAAAGCGGCGAGATCGAAAAGAAACTCGGCGATAAATATACCACGGCGGAAGTGATTCACCGGGACAATATGGTGATCTTATGAAGCCCCTTGAACTTGCATCGGCCGCGAAACGGGCATCCCACGTGTGCGCCCACCTCCCGACGGCACAGAAGGACCAAGCACTCCTTGCCTTGAAAAAGAAGATACTGGAGAAAAAAGCGTACCTTTTCGAGGAGAACAAGAAAGATATCGCAGAGGCGGAAGCATCGGGCCTGCAGAAGAGCATGATCGACCGGCTCCGCATCGATGAGAAGATCATTGCGGAGATGGCGGCGAGTCTCGCCGATGTGGCAGCCCTTCCCGACCCGGTGGGTGAGATCGTAAAGATGTGGAAGCGGCCGAACGGGATGCGGGTCGGCAGGATGAGAATCCCCATCGGCGTAATCCTCGTGATCTACGAATCCCGCCCCAATGTCACGGTGGAGGCTTTTTCGTTGTGCCTTAAGAGCGGCAACTGCGTGATATTGAAGGGAGGCTCCGAGGCGCATCATTCGAATGCGGCCCTGGCACGCCTTATTTCCGAGGCCCTGACCGAGACGGGGATTTCCACGGACGTGGCCCTGCTCGTGGCCACGGGTGACAGGAATTATATCTACGACCTCCTCAAGATGGACGAAGAGATCGACCTTGTCATACCGAGGGGCGGAGAGGCCCTTATCAGGAGCGTGGTCAAGGAGTCCCACATCCCCGTGCTGAAGCACTACAAAGGGGTGTGTCATACCTTCGTGGACGCCCACGCGGAGCCGGAGATGGCCCTCCAGATCTGCCTCAACGCAAAGATACAGAAGCCCGCCACGTGCAACGCCATGGAGACCCTCCTCGTCCATGAAGCGATCGCGCCCGAATTCCTCCCCCCCATGGCGCGCCTTTTCGAAGAAAAGGGCGTGGTCCTCAAGGGATGTGAAAAGACAAGGGCCATTCTAACCGACCTTGCCGAGGCGACGGAAGAAGACTGGTACGAAGAATATCTCGATCTCGTGCTTGCGGTCAAGGTGGTGAAAGACATGGACGACGCGATCGCCCATATAAGGAAATACGGCTCGGACCATACGGAGGCGATCGTCACCTCCGATTACGGCAATGCATGGAAGTTCGTCCACGAGGTCAACTCCTCCCTTGTCCTCGTCAATGCGTCGACCAGGCTGAACGACGGCTTCCAATTGGGACTCGGCGCGGAAATGGGCATCAGCACGACCAAGCTTCATGCCTTCGGACCCATGGGGCTTGAAGAGCTGACGGTCACAAAGTTTATAGGTCTTGGTGAAGGACAGTTGAGGATATAATGGCGATCGGCATATTCGGCGGCACCTTCGACCCCGTTCACATAGGACATCTCAGGGCAGCCGAGGAGATCAGGGAGTCCCTGGGTCTTGAAAGGGTCTTTTTCGTGCCCGCCCCCATGCCGCCCCATAAGAGAGATAAAAAGATCGCTCATATAGACCAGAGAGTCGAGATGCTCAAGCTGGCGGTGAGAAATAACCCTTTCCTACGCCTGTCGGAACTGGAGATCAAGAGGGGCGGCATCTCCTATTCCATAGATACCATAGAAACCTTTGAAAAAAGATATGGGGAGATCTATTTTATCCTGGGGCTTGACGCCTTTCTGGAGGTAGATACGTGGCGACGATATGAGGAGCTTTTTTTTCATGCCCACTTCGTCGTCATGCTCAGGCCCACGGAATGCAGGGAGTGGGGGGCTGAAATCCTGCCGGAGGCGATAAGGAGGGAAGTGACACGGATCGACGATACCACCCTTCATCATATATCGGGGAAACGTATACTGTTCCATCGCGTGACCCAGCTCGACATCTCCTCCACCCGTATCCGGGAGGCATCGCTTCGGGAGGAATCGATCCGGTATCTCGTACCCGATAGAGTTGAAAGATTCATAAAAGAAAGGGGGCTATATAAAATATAGTGGAAACTAAAGAAAAGGCAATGCTCGCAGGAAGGCTGGCGGATGAAAAAAAGGCGCTCGATATCGCGGTGATAGAGCTGTCGGGCCTCACGGATATTGCCGACTTTTTTGTAATTACGAGCGGCACCAGCGAAAGGCACGTGAGGACCATTCTCGAAAACGTGGAGAAGGGGATGAAAGAGGCCGGCATCAAGGCCTACTCGGTGGAAGGGCGGGAACAGGGAAGATGGGTGATAATTGATTACCAAAATGTTATCATTCATATCTTTCTTGAACAGCTAAGGGAGCTCTATGACCTCGAGAGCCTGTGGATCGAGGCAAAAAGGTTCCGGATAGAGCGCGAAAATACGCAACCAGAGGTGGAAAATGGAGAACGAGAAACTTGAGTATTTCAAAAAAAGACTGCTGAAGATGCGGGCGGAGATCCTGAATAAGGCGAGGAAACTGAAAGAAGATTCCTACTCTCTCGGGACGGACGGGATTCAGGACATGGCCGATGCCGCAAGCAATTCATATACGTCTGATATTCTCATGAGTATCAGTGATAATGACCTTCATCTTCTCAAGGATATCGACAGCTCCCTCGACAAGATCGCTCACGGCGCCTACGGCGTCTGCGAAGAATGCGAGGAGAAGATAAACGAGAAAAGGCTTGAAGCAAATCCTGTAGCGAGGTATTGTATTACGTGCAAGAGACAGATGGAAGAAAAGGGAGCTGAAAGGCGGGGAGTGTAGGTGAAATATAAGTTATTCTTCTTTCTCTTTTTGCTGTTCTTCATCGTCTACCTGGGCGTCTCCCATCTCAACCCGGATAACGTAAGATTTTATGTAGGATTCGGAAAATATTACGAAGACAGCGTAGCCTATTTCGTATCTCTCTCCTTTCTGCTGGGTATCGGCGTATCGATAATTTTCGGCTTTTTCCAGGACATCAGGTCCTCTTTCGGGAAATGGCGGGAGCGGGGCAAAGATAAGAAGAGGACCGAGTACCGTGAAATAATTGAAAAAGCAAGAACCTACGAGCTTAAAGGGGACAGGGAAAAGGCGATAGAGAGCCTCGACCGCCTCGTCAAAAGAGGCCCCGAAATGGAGGAGCCTTATCTCGTACTGGCGGACATGTACTCTTCCATGAAGGACTACGGCAAGGCAGTGGAAACCCTCACTTCGGGCCAGGTCCACATGGGAAAGCAGGAGGCCCTGCTTTTGAGGACCGTAAAAGCCCGGCTTGCGATGAAGAACATGGCAAAAGTAGAGGAGGGACTCAGGGAGATTATCGGTCTCAATGAATCGAACCTCGAAGCACTGGGCCTTCTCCGCGATTTTTATCTCTTGCGGAAAGACTGGGCCCAGGCCATGGATGTGGAGAAAAGGATTCAGAAATTCATCAAAACCGACGATGAAAAAAGAAGGCTCATGGGCATCAGGTACGAGATGGCCCGGACCGTTTTCAATAAAAAAGATACCAACTCCTATGAGGAGATCACCACAGAACTCAAAGAGATGATCAATGAGGACAAGCGTTTTGTCCCCGCCTATATCCTTCTCGCCGAAACCTATAAATGCATGAGCAAGGCTAACGACGCGGCCAGGGTCTATGCACGGGGCTGGGCGAAGACAGGTCACATGGTATTCCTCCTCAAGATGGAAGACCTCTATATAGACCGGGGCGATCCGGGCGTAATCCTGAAAATCTACCGGAGAATCCTCGATCTTTCGCCGAAAAACCACCTCACCTCCTTTCTCTACGCAAGGCTCTGCCTGAGACTTGAAATGATCGACGAGGCCATCGACACCCTGAACCTCCTCCTGGGAGAGGGGCAGGAGTTCCGCGGCCTTCACCGGGCAATGGCTGAAGCTTACATCCATCGCGGAACGATGGATAGGGCGGTCGAGGAGTTCCGGACGGCCTTTCCCATGAAGCATATCTATATCCCCTTTACCTGCAACAACTGCCAGTCCGTGAAAGAAGAATGGTCCGATTTCTGCGAAAGCTGCCTGAGCTGGAACACGATCAGCGTGAAGAGAGAAGAGTTTCTCTCCACCGATTCAGCGGAAATACGAATGCTCTCCGAACGCGAAGACTGGGCCCAGGGAGGTCAGATCTTATAATGAAGATCTCGTCCGACTCCCCCTTCCCGCCCCTGCCCTCGCAATAATACCGGACCGGGACGGTGCCTGATGTTCTCCGCCTTCTCCTTGATATCCTTTACCCCCTGAAATGCGGAGGATGCGGCGCCCACGGGAGCGTGCTTTGCCGGGAGTGCGTTGAGGGCTTCCGGGTAGTGGAAGAGGCTTCCACATGCCCTGTCTGTGGAAGGTGGATGGGCACGAGAGCCGTGTGCGGAGAATGTATCACTCATAAGAGGGGGTTTCAGGAAGGCTTTTACGGGTTCTACTTCGAGAACAGGCTCAGGGATGCACTCCATTCTTTCAAATTCGAGAAAAGAAAAGACGTGGGAAGACTTCTCGTGGCGCTCATAAAAGATAAGGTCGCCTCTTTTTCAGGCAGATTCGACACCATCATTCCGATCCCGGTCACGGAAAAGCGGCTTAAGGCAAGGGGTTTTAATCAATCCTTCGTCATAGGTGAAGAAATCTCCCGCATCACCGGTCTGCCCGTGGCGCCCGGGATACTCGTGAAAACACAGGAGACCCTGGATCAATACAGCCTCTCGAAGACCGAGAGGCGTAAAAACATAAAAGGAGTTTTCTCCGTACTCGATAGAGCGTGTATAGAAGGTAAAAGGGTGCTTCTCGTCGACGACCTCTTCACCACTGGTTATACTATGAAGGAAGCGGCACAGGCCCTGAAAAAAGAAAAGGCCGGGGATGTCGCGGTATTCGCCCTGGCGCGCACAGGATCATGAAAAAACTGCTCTATGTCTTCATATCCCTGGTCTGCCTCCTCACGATAGGCCTTCTCCTCCTGTGGGGGAACCTTCCGGCAGTGGGCTCCTACGTGCTGAGCAGGCTCGCCGGCGGCACGGTCGAGATCGGGAGCTTCGCCTTCTCCTATCAAAAAGGGATCCTTTATCTGGATATAAAAGATATCCGGGCCGAGGGAAAGGTCACGGGAAACGCTAAAGACCTGAAGGTGGCCATCAACCCGAGGAAAGGACTCTATTTCAACCATGTCGCCCTCTCCGATTTCAGCGTCACCATACCGAAACAGAAAAAAGGGAAGGCAAAATTCTCTATAATCCCCACGGACCTTCTCGAGGCGAGAAACGGCGTCATCACCTACGGAACGGAAAAATTCACGATAAAAGCGCTTACGGCGGAGCACCTGAGAAAGGGCAAACCCTTCCGGTTCCGCGGCGAGATAGAGAACGACCGGTGGTTCGCCGCGCTCATGGTGGACGGTGAAGGTCTCGTCAAGGGAAAAAATGGGGCAGTAAAAGGCACGGCATCGGTAAAGGGCCTCGATATGGGCCAATGGACCGAAGATATGGCGGGTTTCGTAGATGGCGCGGGGACCTTCGCGTACGAAAAGAACAGACTCTCCCTCGAGGCGTCCTTTGCCGTTTCGGGATACGAATTGCGGATAGAAGAGCTTAAGGATCCCCGTTTTCACGAGACGCTGCGGGGCACGGCGACCCTTTCCTATGAAAAGAACGTGCTGCGGGTCCATGTACCGGAGGTAATCTTCAAAGACGCGCCATTCCGTGTGGACGTGGAGCTTACGGACCTCGACGTCTCACGGGTGGAGGTCTCTTCCGGTCTTCTGGATGTGAAGGAATTCAAGCACTATGTCGACCTTGACAAGATCGAGAAGGGTGCATCCAGCCTGTGGGACTATGTGAAAGGCGGCCGGGTCGCCATTAAAAGGATCAGCTATATCGCGGCAGGTCGCCATTCCGACGTAGACCTCGTCGTCAAAGACCTTTACGGCTCATATAAGACATGGCAGATTTCCGCCATGGAAGGAGCCGTTCATATCGACAACAAGTCCGTTTCGGCGACCGGCGTAAAGGGGACATGGGAAGATTCCTCCTTCCGGGACGTGACCGCTTCCTATGCCTTTTCGTCCAAAAAAATGAAAGTCGACGGCTCCTACACGGTCAATCTGAAAGATGTGGCCCCCATGGTGAAAAGAGATGATTTCTCCCTCTCCCAAGGCCTCTCATCAGGCAGTTTTTCAGTGGAAGCACAGGAGGGGGGCGCCATGGCTTATCGCGGCAACGGGGTCATGACCGGGGGCGGGGCGATCTGGAAGACCCTGCCCTTCTCTTTCAAGGGCGCCTACAGCTTCGCCCGGACAGGTATCAGCTTCGAGCCCCTCGAGGTAACCCGGGAAGGCACCGACCTTACCATCACCGGGTCATGGAGCCCCGACCGGATGGGCTTCAGGATCAAAGGCCCCCTGGAGGCGGCCCATGTGGAGCACATCCTGCCGCTGCCGGTCAAGACCGGGGGCATGGCCTTCATCGATGTGGGCATAGAGGAGAAGGACCTCATGTACAAGGTCCACGGGGCAATCGACATGAAGGACCTATCCTACGAGGTCCCGGGGGTGATGACCAAGAACCGGGGCTTCGCCAATACGGCGAATTTCGATATTTCGGAGGAAAAGGACCTCCTTCACCTCACCCGTCTCACCTATAACCTCGGCCCCATCGACGCCGACATCAAGGGGGACATAAGGAAAAACCGGATCATGGACCTCGATGTAGCCTTGAAAGTCGACGGCTTTGAAAAAGTGGCACCCCTCTTTGCGACCACGGAGACCGTGGCCAGGGGCGACGCCGAAGCGGTAATGTCCTTGAAGGGCGTGGACCTGCAGACGAAGAAAGTCTCCTTCGCGAAGGGGTACATCAATGTAAACAATGGTTTTTTTAAGATCCCGGGTCTCGGGAAACCCCTTAAAGAGGTCAAGCTCCAGGCGAATTTTACGGGGGATGCCTTCGCCGTGAGGGTGGACCGTTTCATCTGCGGAGCGAGCACGATGAGAGCCGGATCGCTTCATGCAGAGGGGCTCCAGGCTCCGCGCTTCGCTCTCGCCCTGGATATGGAAAGCCTGGACATGGACGATTTCCAGAGCGATTCCGAATTCAAGGCCCGGCCCTTAAAGCCCGACAGCCCATTCGGCCGCGCGAAAGGCACCCTCACGATGAAAGCAGGCGCCGTGAAGCTGGGCGCTCTCAAGGGCAGGAATCTGACTATCGAAGGTACGATGGACGAAAGAAAGGTCACGGTGAAGGAATTAAAAATGGATACCCTGGGGGGGCACGCGGCCTTTTCGGGGGCAGTCGATCTTTCCGGCCTGTCGCCCGCTTTCTCGGTGAACGGCAAGCTCGATAATATTACGAGCAAAGAAGTGCTCACCGCCCTCGATTCGGAGGCGCAGGTAGTCAAAGGGACATGG comes from Syntrophorhabdaceae bacterium and encodes:
- the obgE gene encoding GTPase ObgE; this translates as MKFVDEARIHVEAGNGGRGASSFRREKFVPRGGPDGGDGGKGGDVVIAGKSNLTSLLDFRYKRIYRAEHGKNGSGRNKKGRDGKDITISVPLGTIVADDAGVTLCDVTKDGEVFIIARGGRGGKGNAHFATPTKRAPSQFQYGEEGEAKDLNLVLKLLADVGIAGLPNAGKSTLIAKLTDAKPKTGDYPFTTLTPNLGVYREEDEVVVIADIPGLVGGASQGRGLGITFLKHIERTGMLLLLLDTSSPDPLGDYEVLLHELSTYKAAMADKKRIVVLNKIDLVPAQDLVKWEKDLAVRGEEVMKVSALEGTGIEALKTVVRKKGAPRNVDG
- the proB gene encoding glutamate 5-kinase, coding for MAENIKRVVVKIGTSVLLDKEKKVSMGKMESIARQVKAVKDMGIEVAVVTSGAVACGMESLNLKKRPKEIEKRQALASIGQVVLMKMYRETFEREKMRVGQILMTHEDIKSKVRCLNLTNTLNSLIGLNTIPIINENDALSFTEIKFGDNDNLSALIAQICSADLLLLLSDVEGLFDKDPTKHAGARMIKVVKKIDNDIEKLADGTHSEKSIGGMVSKLEAAKKAGNYGISTRIVSGDVKDVIVQVIKGADVGTLFLPERKLARSKWWTAFAFKPKGEVLVDEGAEQAILHNGRSLLPTGVVKAEGDFRRGECIEVGNLKGEVIARGITNYSSSDMQKIKGMKSGEIEKKLGDKYTTAEVIHRDNMVIL
- a CDS encoding glutamate-5-semialdehyde dehydrogenase; its protein translation is MKPLELASAAKRASHVCAHLPTAQKDQALLALKKKILEKKAYLFEENKKDIAEAEASGLQKSMIDRLRIDEKIIAEMAASLADVAALPDPVGEIVKMWKRPNGMRVGRMRIPIGVILVIYESRPNVTVEAFSLCLKSGNCVILKGGSEAHHSNAALARLISEALTETGISTDVALLVATGDRNYIYDLLKMDEEIDLVIPRGGEALIRSVVKESHIPVLKHYKGVCHTFVDAHAEPEMALQICLNAKIQKPATCNAMETLLVHEAIAPEFLPPMARLFEEKGVVLKGCEKTRAILTDLAEATEEDWYEEYLDLVLAVKVVKDMDDAIAHIRKYGSDHTEAIVTSDYGNAWKFVHEVNSSLVLVNASTRLNDGFQLGLGAEMGISTTKLHAFGPMGLEELTVTKFIGLGEGQLRI
- the nadD gene encoding nicotinate-nucleotide adenylyltransferase, producing MAIGIFGGTFDPVHIGHLRAAEEIRESLGLERVFFVPAPMPPHKRDKKIAHIDQRVEMLKLAVRNNPFLRLSELEIKRGGISYSIDTIETFEKRYGEIYFILGLDAFLEVDTWRRYEELFFHAHFVVMLRPTECREWGAEILPEAIRREVTRIDDTTLHHISGKRILFHRVTQLDISSTRIREASLREESIRYLVPDRVERFIKERGLYKI
- the rsfS gene encoding ribosome silencing factor codes for the protein METKEKAMLAGRLADEKKALDIAVIELSGLTDIADFFVITSGTSERHVRTILENVEKGMKEAGIKAYSVEGREQGRWVIIDYQNVIIHIFLEQLRELYDLESLWIEAKRFRIERENTQPEVENGERET
- a CDS encoding TraR/DksA family transcriptional regulator; its protein translation is MENEKLEYFKKRLLKMRAEILNKARKLKEDSYSLGTDGIQDMADAASNSYTSDILMSISDNDLHLLKDIDSSLDKIAHGAYGVCEECEEKINEKRLEANPVARYCITCKRQMEEKGAERRGV
- a CDS encoding ComF family protein; the encoded protein is MPDVLRLLLDILYPLKCGGCGAHGSVLCRECVEGFRVVEEASTCPVCGRWMGTRAVCGECITHKRGFQEGFYGFYFENRLRDALHSFKFEKRKDVGRLLVALIKDKVASFSGRFDTIIPIPVTEKRLKARGFNQSFVIGEEISRITGLPVAPGILVKTQETLDQYSLSKTERRKNIKGVFSVLDRACIEGKRVLLVDDLFTTGYTMKEAAQALKKEKAGDVAVFALARTGS
- a CDS encoding AsmA-like C-terminal domain-containing protein, whose product is MKKLLYVFISLVCLLTIGLLLLWGNLPAVGSYVLSRLAGGTVEIGSFAFSYQKGILYLDIKDIRAEGKVTGNAKDLKVAINPRKGLYFNHVALSDFSVTIPKQKKGKAKFSIIPTDLLEARNGVITYGTEKFTIKALTAEHLRKGKPFRFRGEIENDRWFAALMVDGEGLVKGKNGAVKGTASVKGLDMGQWTEDMAGFVDGAGTFAYEKNRLSLEASFAVSGYELRIEELKDPRFHETLRGTATLSYEKNVLRVHVPEVIFKDAPFRVDVELTDLDVSRVEVSSGLLDVKEFKHYVDLDKIEKGASSLWDYVKGGRVAIKRISYIAAGRHSDVDLVVKDLYGSYKTWQISAMEGAVHIDNKSVSATGVKGTWEDSSFRDVTASYAFSSKKMKVDGSYTVNLKDVAPMVKRDDFSLSQGLSSGSFSVEAQEGGAMAYRGNGVMTGGGAIWKTLPFSFKGAYSFARTGISFEPLEVTREGTDLTITGSWSPDRMGFRIKGPLEAAHVEHILPLPVKTGGMAFIDVGIEEKDLMYKVHGAIDMKDLSYEVPGVMTKNRGFANTANFDISEEKDLLHLTRLTYNLGPIDADIKGDIRKNRIMDLDVALKVDGFEKVAPLFATTETVARGDAEAVMSLKGVDLQTKKVSFAKGYINVNNGFFKIPGLGKPLKEVKLQANFTGDAFAVRVDRFICGASTMRAGSLHAEGLQAPRFALALDMESLDMDDFQSDSEFKARPLKPDSPFGRAKGTLTMKAGAVKLGALKGRNLTIEGTMDERKVTVKELKMDTLGGHAAFSGAVDLSGLSPAFSVNGKLDNITSKEVLTALDSEAQVVKGTWFAQGNLSTHGRTKEEMIAGVNGTLHLYSENGVIKRWNLLSKVLGLLNVYELVRGKVDLGAEGLPYERMGATFNAREGVFRTDNFIIDSPAMVLTGSGDIYTGKNEIDGNIIVSPLVTIDSIFDRIPLLGRIFGKKKGGFLYVSYEVKGPLQDPDVRVKFVDTIGGRALEIIKGVLTLPKEVFQ